In the Flavisolibacter tropicus genome, one interval contains:
- a CDS encoding RNA polymerase sigma factor — MLNNMSTQEFNTIVVANADGLKPFAITLTRDHEAAQDLYQETLFKAIAHKDKYQPGTNIRAWLCTIMRNIFINDYRRNERKHQIIDTLRYVEHQNSYSLNAERNVRLKEIHSAIHNLPIIFKNACVLYLQGYKYNEIALALDEPLGTIKSRIHFARKLLQKQVDR; from the coding sequence ATGTTAAACAATATGAGTACGCAGGAGTTTAATACCATAGTGGTAGCTAATGCAGACGGGCTAAAACCCTTTGCCATTACCCTGACGAGGGACCATGAAGCGGCGCAGGATCTGTACCAGGAAACACTGTTTAAAGCCATTGCTCATAAAGACAAATACCAACCGGGTACTAATATCAGGGCTTGGCTTTGTACAATCATGCGTAATATTTTTATTAATGATTATCGCCGCAATGAGCGTAAACATCAAATCATTGATACTTTACGATATGTAGAACACCAAAACAGCTATTCATTAAATGCAGAGAGAAACGTAAGATTAAAGGAAATCCATTCTGCTATTCACAACTTACCTATTATCTTTAAAAACGCTTGTGTTTTATACCTGCAAGGGTATAAGTATAATGAGATCGCATTGGCCTTGGATGAGCCTTTGGGAACTATTAAAAGCCGGATTCATTTTGCCCGTAAACTATTACAGAAACAAGTAGATCGTTGA
- a CDS encoding phytoene desaturase family protein, translating to MSKKVTIIGAGFAGLSAAAFMAKEGWQVTVIEKNATAGGRARQLKAEGFTFDMGPSWYWMPDVFERYFQQFGKRVRDYYTLTRLDPSYRVYWPNSQTDIPANYESLKAWFDSIEKGSGVQLDTYLKEAAHKYSIGIQQLVYKPGQSLSEFMDWEVIKNVFRLDVFTSIKRHIAKYFKHPKLQQLMEFPVLFLGALPKDTPALYSLMNYADIKGGTWYPEGGMYSIVSAMQRLAEELGVCFQFNEEAKEIVIEKGKAKRLVTDKDSYNTDVIISGADYHFTESQLLTAPYRSYTEAYWNKKVLAPSCLIYYVGLNKKLPGVLHHNLFFDVPFEQHAGQIYTNKQWPTEPLFYLSVTSKTDGRVAPAEGENLFILIPIAAGLEGDTETIREHYFHQVLTRIEKRTGQSLHNHIIYKKSYSVSDFKNDYHSFKGNAYGLANTLLQTAILKPSCQSKKVKNLFYTGQFTVPGPGVPPSLISGEVVSKQVIKLFKER from the coding sequence TTGAGTAAAAAAGTTACCATAATAGGGGCTGGGTTTGCCGGCTTGTCCGCTGCTGCATTTATGGCCAAAGAAGGCTGGCAAGTAACTGTTATTGAAAAGAACGCTACAGCTGGAGGTCGCGCACGCCAATTAAAAGCAGAGGGCTTCACATTTGATATGGGGCCAAGTTGGTACTGGATGCCCGATGTATTTGAACGCTATTTTCAACAGTTTGGTAAACGAGTAAGGGATTATTATACACTTACTCGTTTAGATCCTTCCTATCGTGTGTATTGGCCCAATAGTCAAACAGATATTCCCGCAAACTATGAATCTTTAAAAGCATGGTTTGATTCTATAGAAAAGGGAAGTGGTGTGCAGCTGGACACTTATTTAAAAGAAGCTGCTCATAAATACAGTATTGGTATACAGCAATTAGTATATAAACCAGGTCAATCACTTTCTGAGTTTATGGATTGGGAAGTTATTAAAAATGTATTTCGCCTGGATGTGTTCACTTCTATAAAGCGGCATATAGCTAAATATTTTAAGCATCCCAAACTGCAACAACTCATGGAGTTTCCTGTATTGTTTTTAGGAGCGTTGCCAAAGGATACACCCGCTTTGTATAGCTTGATGAATTATGCTGATATTAAAGGTGGTACCTGGTATCCGGAAGGAGGAATGTATTCCATAGTTAGCGCCATGCAGCGCTTAGCAGAAGAGTTGGGTGTTTGTTTTCAGTTTAACGAAGAAGCCAAAGAAATTGTTATTGAAAAAGGAAAGGCAAAGAGGTTGGTAACGGATAAGGATAGTTATAATACTGATGTAATCATTAGCGGTGCCGATTACCATTTTACCGAAAGTCAACTCCTGACTGCCCCATACAGAAGTTATACAGAAGCCTATTGGAATAAAAAAGTATTAGCTCCCTCTTGTTTAATCTACTATGTAGGGTTAAATAAAAAACTGCCTGGCGTGTTGCATCATAATCTCTTTTTTGATGTACCTTTTGAACAACATGCTGGCCAGATTTATACAAATAAGCAGTGGCCTACTGAACCTTTGTTTTATTTAAGTGTTACTTCAAAAACAGATGGTCGAGTAGCACCTGCTGAAGGAGAGAATTTGTTTATTCTTATTCCCATTGCCGCTGGTTTAGAAGGTGATACAGAAACTATTCGTGAGCATTATTTCCATCAGGTATTGACACGTATTGAAAAGAGAACTGGGCAATCTTTGCATAACCATATTATTTATAAGAAAAGCTATTCCGTATCTGATTTTAAAAATGATTATCACTCGTTCAAGGGCAATGCCTATGGACTAGCCAATACCCTTTTGCAAACCGCCATTTTAAAACCATCCTGCCAGAGTAAAAAGGTGAAGAACCTTTTTTATACCGGTCAATTTACTGTGCCTGGTCCTGGTGTGCCGCCAAGCCTTATTAGTGGTGAGGTGGTATCGAAACAAGTTATTAAACTGTTCAAAGAAAGATGA
- a CDS encoding phytoene/squalene synthase family protein, which translates to MTVETFNQASYDCSKAITIKYSTSFSSAIKLLHADLRTPIFNIYAFVRLADEIVDTFHQHDKALLLQQCKQETFASIERGLSLNPILHAFQQTVNHYKIDLNLVQAFFKSMESDLKENAYDRQGYEEYIYGSAEVVGLMCLHVFCEGNHNLYNKLRMPAQALGAAFQKVNFLRDIKADYQDLSRMYFPGCNFHNFTNVEKLQIEADIEKDFQQAYQGILQLPIKARFGVYVAFKYYYSLFRKIKSTAPAHILQKRIRIANYHKAYIVLRASVKNRLRLI; encoded by the coding sequence ATGACGGTGGAAACCTTTAACCAAGCCAGCTATGATTGCAGTAAGGCCATTACTATCAAGTATAGCACTTCTTTTTCTTCGGCTATCAAACTATTACATGCCGATTTGAGAACACCTATATTTAATATTTATGCTTTTGTACGCTTGGCCGATGAAATAGTAGATACATTCCACCAACACGATAAAGCTTTGTTGTTGCAGCAATGTAAACAAGAAACTTTCGCTTCTATTGAAAGAGGGCTTAGTCTAAATCCGATTTTGCATGCTTTCCAGCAAACTGTAAATCACTATAAGATTGATTTAAACTTGGTTCAGGCCTTTTTTAAAAGCATGGAAAGCGACCTAAAAGAAAATGCTTATGATCGGCAAGGATATGAAGAATACATTTACGGTTCAGCAGAGGTGGTAGGACTGATGTGCTTACACGTTTTCTGTGAAGGTAACCATAACTTGTATAACAAGCTGAGGATGCCTGCACAAGCATTGGGCGCTGCGTTTCAAAAGGTTAATTTTCTTCGCGATATTAAAGCTGATTACCAGGATCTTTCTCGCATGTATTTTCCCGGCTGTAACTTTCATAATTTTACCAACGTTGAAAAGTTGCAGATAGAAGCGGATATTGAAAAAGACTTTCAGCAAGCTTATCAAGGTATACTACAGCTACCTATTAAAGCCCGCTTTGGGGTGTATGTGGCATTTAAGTATTATTATTCGCTTTTTAGAAAGATTAAAAGCACCGCACCAGCACATATTTTGCAGAAACGTATTCGTATTGCTAATTATCACAAAGCCTATATTGTGCTAAGGGCTAGTGTAAAAAACCGGTTGCGCCTTATTTAG
- the idi gene encoding isopentenyl-diphosphate Delta-isomerase → MEKNNVILVDEQDQPIGTMEKMEAHRLGVLHRAFSVFIFDKNGRMLLQQRAAQKYHGGLLWSNTCCSHPYPDEATTAAAHRRLTEELGFDTALTEIFSFTYKAEVENHLIEHEFDHVFAGEYEGDVKINPDEVADYCYTSMNEIQAALQSKPAKFTSWFRIVFPQIEAWWQQHYAQPKPKEIV, encoded by the coding sequence ATGGAGAAAAATAATGTCATACTAGTAGATGAGCAAGACCAGCCGATTGGTACCATGGAAAAGATGGAAGCGCACAGGCTTGGTGTGTTACACCGTGCCTTTAGTGTATTCATCTTTGATAAGAATGGGCGTATGCTGCTACAACAACGGGCTGCACAAAAGTATCATGGTGGACTGCTGTGGAGCAATACCTGTTGCAGCCATCCTTATCCTGACGAAGCTACTACTGCAGCTGCACACCGTCGGCTAACCGAAGAGTTGGGATTTGATACGGCTTTGACAGAGATCTTTTCATTTACTTATAAAGCGGAAGTGGAGAATCATTTGATTGAGCACGAGTTTGATCATGTGTTTGCGGGAGAATATGAAGGAGATGTAAAGATCAATCCGGATGAAGTAGCCGATTATTGTTATACGTCTATGAATGAAATACAAGCGGCTCTACAATCGAAGCCAGCTAAGTTTACTTCCTGGTTTCGCATTGTGTTTCCACAAATAGAAGCATGGTGGCAACAACATTACGCTCAACCCAAACCAAAAGAAATAGTGTAG
- a CDS encoding beta-carotene hydroxylase: protein MVAIYFIGVLVGTFLLMEGVTWLTHKYVMHGFLWYLHRDHHQKEPGFFEKNDWFFVIFAIPSMLLILFGTLHQSWWMQAIGFGIMAYGAAYFLVHDVIIHQRFKWFTRSRNTYVRAIRWAHKMHHKHLDKQEGESFGMLYVHKKYWEKVRKDRQLGGKKVSYAPDVD, encoded by the coding sequence ATGGTAGCAATCTATTTTATAGGAGTTTTAGTGGGTACATTTTTATTAATGGAGGGCGTTACCTGGTTAACCCACAAGTATGTCATGCATGGTTTTTTGTGGTATCTCCATCGCGATCACCATCAAAAAGAACCAGGTTTTTTTGAAAAGAACGATTGGTTCTTTGTCATTTTTGCTATACCCAGTATGCTGCTGATTTTGTTTGGTACTTTACACCAGTCCTGGTGGATGCAGGCTATAGGTTTTGGTATTATGGCGTATGGAGCAGCCTACTTCTTGGTGCATGATGTAATAATACATCAACGGTTTAAGTGGTTTACACGCAGCCGTAATACCTATGTGCGTGCTATTCGCTGGGCACACAAGATGCATCACAAACATTTGGATAAGCAGGAGGGCGAGAGTTTTGGTATGCTTTACGTGCATAAAAAATATTGGGAAAAAGTGCGTAAGGATAGACAACTAGGTGGCAAGAAAGTATCTTATGCTCCTGATGTGGACTGA